From the genome of Muricauda sp. SCSIO 64092, one region includes:
- a CDS encoding VOC family protein, which produces MDELNVPAENPVVYFEIPVEDIDRAIKFYTAVFNFSFEKQIIDHNEMALFPFRDGQRGISGALAKGEAYKPAKDGVIVYFKTPDIESTLELAVKNKGRVLYPKTSIGELGFVAEFEDSEGNRIALHQTKEIKNS; this is translated from the coding sequence ATGGACGAATTGAACGTACCAGCTGAAAATCCCGTAGTGTATTTTGAAATACCTGTTGAGGATATTGACCGGGCAATAAAATTTTATACCGCGGTATTCAACTTTAGTTTTGAAAAGCAAATTATTGACCATAATGAAATGGCCTTGTTTCCCTTCAGGGATGGACAAAGGGGAATTTCCGGTGCTTTGGCCAAAGGCGAGGCGTACAAACCCGCAAAAGACGGAGTGATTGTGTATTTTAAGACTCCGGACATCGAAAGTACCTTGGAACTTGCCGTTAAAAACAAGGGTCGTGTGCTTTACCCAAAAACTTCAATCGGAGAACTTGGCTTTGTGGCGGAATTTGAGGACAGTGAAGGAAATCGAATTGCTTTGCATCAAACAAAAGAAATAAAAAACAGCTAA
- a CDS encoding DinB family protein, with amino-acid sequence MKQIQWFERKFDFSFEQNIFPSIIERLSGTPIRLKSKIGEIPPELLEPKFEGKWSIKENIGHLTDLEPLWQGRLDDILEGKQYLRSTDLNNTKTDIAQHNQVDIARLLSRFIALREETLHKLDALKEVDIYKTALHPRLEKPMRTMDLFLFVAEHDDHHLSRITAIAANNNK; translated from the coding sequence ATGAAACAAATACAATGGTTTGAACGAAAATTTGATTTTTCTTTCGAACAAAATATTTTCCCTTCAATAATCGAGAGGCTCTCCGGTACCCCTATACGGTTAAAATCAAAAATTGGGGAAATTCCACCCGAGCTCTTGGAACCCAAGTTTGAAGGTAAATGGTCCATCAAAGAAAATATTGGACATCTTACTGATCTGGAGCCATTATGGCAAGGAAGACTTGATGATATATTGGAAGGCAAGCAATATCTGAGATCAACCGACCTGAACAATACAAAAACGGACATTGCCCAACACAACCAAGTTGATATTGCCCGCTTATTATCCCGATTCATAGCGCTTCGGGAAGAAACATTACACAAACTGGATGCCTTAAAGGAAGTGGATATCTATAAAACCGCATTGCATCCCAGATTGGAAAAACCCATGCGAACGATGGATTTGTTCTTATTTGTCGCCGAACACGATGACCACCATTTAAGCAGGATAACAGCAATAGCGGCCAACAACAACAAATAA
- a CDS encoding DUF2272 domain-containing protein, which yields MSPFTTKLIEFLLQEWNFFGNPEIRLNGTVKDGLKEYQDGAWQRVADYWEFIGGPYKNLTGKDRGTPWSAAFISFAFNQAGAGNLFPYSAGHATYINQAIRNFDNNQLNAPIVGRKLKNYPLQPGDLIGYWRGERKITVENARRIGWYQSHTDIVVEVGRNHAYVIGGNVMHSVTRRQVRLNNNGELTDRRKNWFVAIQNNI from the coding sequence ATGTCACCCTTTACAACAAAGCTAATTGAGTTTTTACTGCAGGAATGGAACTTTTTTGGAAACCCTGAGATTAGATTGAACGGAACCGTCAAAGATGGCCTAAAGGAATACCAGGATGGTGCATGGCAGAGAGTGGCCGATTATTGGGAATTTATTGGTGGTCCATATAAGAACCTCACCGGAAAGGACCGGGGGACCCCATGGTCGGCGGCATTCATATCCTTTGCGTTCAACCAAGCAGGTGCTGGCAACCTATTTCCTTATTCTGCCGGGCATGCAACCTACATAAATCAGGCAATCAGGAATTTCGATAACAACCAATTGAACGCACCAATTGTGGGAAGAAAATTAAAAAATTACCCGCTCCAACCAGGAGACCTGATCGGATATTGGAGGGGCGAAAGAAAGATCACCGTTGAAAATGCCAGAAGGATCGGATGGTATCAAAGCCATACGGATATTGTGGTGGAAGTGGGTCGGAACCATGCCTATGTCATTGGGGGGAACGTTATGCATTCCGTTACACGAAGACAGGTGCGATTAAACAACAATGGTGAGCTAACGGATAGAAGAAAAAATTGGTTTGTTGCTATTCAAAACAATATTTAG
- a CDS encoding GNAT family N-acetyltransferase produces the protein MTIRKIKANELNFLADMLYEALFIPEGHAPFPKEIIHDRSLSKYIDNWGKDKYDIAFVVEIDRQLVGAIWGRLLPQENKGYGFVDNNTPELSIAVKSRYRNKGIGTELMRTIASEYKKIGVDQLSLSVDMANPASNLYKRLGYKIVEETETSWTMKKEIG, from the coding sequence ATGACCATTAGAAAAATCAAGGCAAATGAGCTAAACTTCTTGGCAGATATGCTTTATGAAGCTTTGTTTATCCCGGAAGGTCATGCACCCTTTCCCAAAGAAATCATCCACGATAGGTCATTATCCAAATACATAGACAATTGGGGTAAGGACAAATACGATATCGCCTTTGTAGTGGAAATTGACCGTCAGCTTGTCGGGGCAATTTGGGGACGACTATTGCCCCAGGAAAACAAAGGATACGGATTTGTTGACAACAATACACCTGAATTGAGCATAGCAGTAAAATCCAGGTATCGCAATAAGGGAATTGGAACGGAATTGATGCGGACAATAGCTTCTGAATACAAAAAGATTGGGGTCGACCAATTATCCTTAAGTGTGGATATGGCCAATCCCGCTTCCAACTTGTACAAAAGACTGGGATACAAAATTGTTGAAGAAACAGAAACTTCATGGACAATGAAAAAAGAAATAGGATAA
- a CDS encoding helix-turn-helix domain-containing protein: protein MKLEDIAAFNQYTGAKPPKHKSIDIGSYPKDFLLASPPVYPNFYRISIKYGLENENDRGFMYFSSPNQPITWETKTPWRGYYIQLTEAIFSNHQHLAYSFLTYGLHEPLYLEKDEETIITQLFRGALKEYERETFSLNLLVAYCNLLFAHVSRFYERQFGERKEQYNMLINNFFNLLNSYYDNNNVQNIVQPTVTYFANKLNVTPNYLSDLIKFHTGKPVLEHIHLQIIDTAKHRLQRNELTISEVTYGLGFEYPNYFSRLFRKATGKSPSSFRNQ, encoded by the coding sequence ATGAAACTAGAGGACATTGCAGCTTTCAATCAATATACCGGAGCAAAACCTCCAAAGCATAAATCGATTGACATCGGTTCTTACCCCAAAGACTTTTTGTTGGCTTCCCCACCGGTGTACCCCAATTTTTACCGTATTTCCATCAAATACGGTTTGGAAAATGAAAACGATAGGGGGTTCATGTACTTTTCAAGTCCCAATCAACCCATAACATGGGAAACAAAAACACCATGGAGAGGGTACTACATTCAACTTACGGAAGCTATTTTTTCCAATCATCAACATTTGGCCTATTCCTTCCTTACCTATGGATTGCATGAACCGCTTTATTTGGAGAAGGATGAGGAAACCATCATAACCCAATTGTTCCGGGGTGCGTTAAAGGAATATGAAAGGGAAACCTTTTCCCTGAATCTCCTTGTTGCCTATTGTAACCTTTTATTTGCCCATGTTTCAAGATTTTATGAGCGGCAATTTGGGGAAAGAAAGGAACAATACAATATGTTGATCAACAACTTCTTTAACCTCCTAAACTCGTACTATGACAACAATAATGTCCAAAACATCGTTCAACCTACGGTAACCTATTTTGCCAATAAACTGAACGTTACACCAAATTATTTGAGCGACTTAATAAAATTCCATACCGGCAAACCTGTTTTGGAACATATCCATTTACAAATCATAGATACTGCAAAACATCGTTTACAACGTAATGAACTGACCATTTCAGAGGTGACCTATGGATTAGGGTTTGAATATCCGAATTACTTTTCCCGCTTGTTTCGAAAAGCGACCGGAAAATCCCCCTCAAGCTTCCGAAATCAGTAA
- a CDS encoding alpha/beta hydrolase family protein — MAFRKTLDYTTDNTLEGRMGKEAFSKALEQQKNISEKEYATIKYLAEFAVRPMFRTPVHKTPSAHGIHQWEDIHFPSSDGTPLEGWYIPSILGESDKLIIINHPMPMSRSGFTGYLGEPFSSVDTLEIDFVAHMKHLSEAGYNILAYDLRNHGNSGAANGGICGIGRYEWRDVVGAQNYVNNHPKLSGMKCGLYNRCTGGNAAYEAMYRQPGLFENILCFFGPMTVSMTALMTSFAGLMGLQKYMELMDLEQLKLGGFTNGEMHPQKYAHAVKVPYFMAEVLDDDWTDNPRDAQEIFDNISATDKELFWIENTNRRFDGYNYFGVHPEKMIAFFDKYMK; from the coding sequence ATGGCATTTAGAAAAACACTAGACTATACAACGGACAATACCCTGGAGGGAAGGATGGGAAAAGAGGCCTTTAGTAAAGCCTTGGAGCAACAAAAAAACATTTCGGAAAAAGAGTACGCAACTATTAAATATTTGGCAGAGTTCGCTGTTCGGCCGATGTTCAGAACACCTGTCCACAAGACCCCCAGCGCCCATGGAATACATCAGTGGGAGGACATCCATTTCCCCTCAAGCGATGGGACACCACTGGAAGGTTGGTACATTCCTTCAATACTGGGTGAATCGGACAAACTAATCATCATCAACCATCCAATGCCCATGAGCCGCTCGGGTTTTACAGGATACCTTGGCGAGCCCTTCTCAAGTGTGGACACCCTGGAAATTGATTTTGTTGCGCACATGAAACACTTGTCCGAAGCAGGATACAATATTTTGGCGTACGATTTAAGGAACCATGGCAATAGTGGCGCTGCAAATGGTGGAATTTGTGGTATTGGGCGTTACGAGTGGCGTGATGTGGTAGGTGCACAAAACTATGTGAACAATCATCCCAAACTCAGTGGGATGAAGTGCGGATTGTACAATCGCTGTACCGGTGGAAACGCTGCCTATGAAGCCATGTATCGACAGCCCGGACTATTTGAGAATATCCTATGCTTTTTTGGGCCAATGACCGTGTCCATGACAGCTTTGATGACTTCGTTTGCAGGATTGATGGGATTGCAAAAGTATATGGAACTCATGGACCTGGAGCAACTAAAATTAGGTGGGTTTACGAACGGTGAAATGCATCCCCAGAAGTACGCACATGCTGTTAAAGTGCCTTATTTTATGGCCGAAGTATTGGATGATGATTGGACGGACAATCCCCGTGATGCCCAAGAAATATTTGATAACATTAGCGCAACGGATAAGGAATTGTTCTGGATCGAAAACACAAACCGTAGATTCGACGGATACAATTATTTTGGGGTACATCCTGAAAAAATGATTGCCTTTTTTGACAAGTACATGAAATAA
- a CDS encoding META domain-containing protein — translation MKALCPTKIALCSVMVALFLSVGCSKDDTEVSYDLAGNWKVAYYIDGSETITKTDENTWPDINNGDVTANFTEPDDDGKGAISGITVTNAYQGNYTLGAEGEITIGPVATTFINEPEWTNLFRISGAQNYEIKNSRLFIYYNDGQNTIVLERN, via the coding sequence ATGAAAGCCCTTTGCCCCACAAAGATTGCTCTATGTAGCGTTATGGTTGCCTTGTTTCTATCCGTTGGTTGCTCAAAAGATGATACTGAGGTTTCATATGATTTGGCGGGAAACTGGAAAGTAGCCTACTACATAGACGGTAGCGAGACCATAACCAAAACAGATGAAAATACTTGGCCCGATATCAATAACGGAGATGTTACCGCAAATTTTACGGAACCGGATGATGATGGGAAAGGAGCTATTTCCGGAATTACGGTCACCAATGCCTACCAGGGGAACTATACCCTTGGAGCAGAGGGAGAAATAACAATTGGACCAGTCGCCACCACATTTATCAATGAACCCGAATGGACGAATTTGTTCCGTATCAGTGGAGCGCAAAATTACGAGATAAAGAACTCAAGGCTTTTTATCTACTACAATGACGGGCAAAATACAATTGTCCTTGAACGGAATTAG
- a CDS encoding SRPBCC domain-containing protein translates to MKTIIWKLHLKSNPSIVFDLLTTPEGRAKFWSEEATEENGVIHFLFPNGQTYHSKILRHTPNKEFHIVYFDSLVKFSLTPSEGNGTDLTMTNENVMEHDFSEIRAGWVSVLMNLKAVADFQCDLRNHDSKRTWNQGYADN, encoded by the coding sequence ATGAAAACCATTATTTGGAAATTACATCTAAAATCAAATCCCAGTATCGTTTTTGATTTATTGACCACTCCTGAAGGAAGGGCAAAATTCTGGTCCGAAGAAGCGACCGAAGAAAACGGTGTAATTCACTTCCTGTTTCCCAATGGCCAGACCTATCATAGTAAGATACTACGGCATACACCCAATAAAGAATTTCATATCGTCTATTTTGATAGCTTGGTCAAATTCTCCCTAACCCCTTCTGAAGGTAACGGAACGGACCTGACCATGACCAATGAAAACGTAATGGAACATGATTTTTCTGAAATAAGGGCCGGATGGGTCTCCGTGCTCATGAATCTTAAAGCAGTGGCGGATTTTCAGTGCGATTTAAGAAATCATGATTCAAAAAGAACCTGGAATCAGGGATATGCCGATAATTAA
- a CDS encoding peroxiredoxin-like family protein produces the protein MNRPTPKHKAPDLKFPLLDGSQWHLNEQNPQSFTLIVFYRGLHCPICKKYLQQLEALLPDFQERGVNVVAVSMDSEKRARLSRKDWALKDLRLGYKLDLETAKKWGLYISNAVKEGEPDIFSEPGLFLIDANNEVYYAAINSNPWGRPYLASFVKAVDYIVKSGYPARGEVL, from the coding sequence ATGAACAGACCAACACCAAAACATAAGGCGCCAGATTTGAAGTTTCCATTGTTGGATGGAAGTCAATGGCATTTAAATGAACAAAATCCCCAAAGTTTTACGCTAATCGTTTTTTACAGGGGACTACATTGTCCCATATGCAAGAAATACCTACAGCAACTGGAAGCATTGCTCCCTGATTTTCAGGAACGTGGGGTCAATGTTGTGGCGGTTAGCATGGATTCCGAAAAAAGGGCGCGTTTGTCCAGAAAGGATTGGGCATTGAAGGATTTAAGATTGGGTTATAAGCTTGATTTGGAAACTGCCAAAAAATGGGGCCTGTATATCAGCAATGCGGTAAAGGAGGGTGAACCCGATATTTTTAGTGAGCCCGGGCTTTTCCTTATCGATGCCAACAACGAAGTTTATTATGCGGCCATAAACAGCAATCCCTGGGGAAGACCTTATCTTGCTTCTTTTGTAAAAGCGGTTGATTATATTGTGAAATCTGGATACCCGGCCAGGGGCGAAGTACTTTAA
- a CDS encoding NAD(P)H-dependent oxidoreductase, protein MKKVFLLNGHQKYPFSEGKLNASLTEKAEHFFADNGFEIKKTTMEDRYTIHEEIEKFKWADLIFFQTPLNWMGVSWSFKKYIDEVFSMGMMGEMSEGDGRTRENPKMNYGLGGKLSGKYMMSVTANAPKEAFNNPNEKFFDGLSEDELLRPMHLNFKWFGFEPMPTFMAYGVMKNPEIANDFIRFNTHLKNHFLK, encoded by the coding sequence ATGAAAAAGGTATTTCTACTGAACGGACATCAAAAATATCCCTTTTCCGAAGGTAAACTGAATGCCAGCTTAACCGAAAAAGCGGAGCATTTCTTTGCCGATAACGGATTTGAAATTAAGAAAACCACTATGGAAGACAGGTATACTATCCATGAGGAAATTGAAAAATTTAAATGGGCCGATTTGATTTTCTTTCAAACACCACTGAACTGGATGGGAGTGAGTTGGTCGTTCAAAAAATATATTGACGAGGTTTTTTCCATGGGCATGATGGGTGAAATGTCCGAAGGTGATGGAAGGACCAGGGAAAACCCCAAAATGAACTATGGCCTTGGCGGAAAGCTGAGCGGGAAGTATATGATGTCCGTTACTGCCAATGCACCAAAGGAAGCGTTCAATAATCCAAATGAAAAGTTCTTTGACGGTCTAAGCGAGGATGAATTGCTACGCCCGATGCATTTAAATTTTAAGTGGTTCGGTTTTGAACCGATGCCCACATTCATGGCCTACGGTGTAATGAAAAATCCGGAGATAGCAAACGATTTTATTCGTTTTAATACCCATTTGAAGAACCATTTTTTAAAGTAA
- a CDS encoding winged helix-turn-helix transcriptional regulator — translation MARKYIDNPNSCSLVHTMNIIGNKWKPIIIYLLSNGSLRFGQLNALIPAISKKVLTNQLKELEGDQLLLRQSFAEIPPRVEYSLTEKAIGLLPILRRLSEWADHTYPEIKFEECRIKEIQHNPT, via the coding sequence ATGGCACGAAAGTATATTGATAATCCTAATTCCTGCTCCCTGGTGCATACCATGAATATCATTGGCAATAAATGGAAACCCATAATTATCTACCTTTTATCAAACGGCTCCCTGCGTTTTGGACAGTTGAATGCATTGATACCGGCAATTTCAAAAAAAGTACTGACAAACCAGCTTAAGGAATTGGAGGGTGATCAACTCCTCTTAAGACAGTCTTTCGCGGAGATTCCACCACGCGTGGAATATTCCCTAACGGAAAAAGCCATTGGACTCCTACCAATTCTAAGGCGTCTTAGTGAATGGGCGGACCATACATACCCCGAAATAAAATTTGAAGAATGTAGGATAAAGGAAATTCAGCATAACCCTACCTAA
- a CDS encoding 1,4-beta-xylanase — MPLRDSLRAKIRIGLPYVLFILVYGFASTLYAQKFVPQDGKCLVFVGQDLAATGGLDTYDQGYSDYFDIPAGVTVYTNLSPGSESYGHYNKGLDGIKTKANWGAGDSWANLYVEDATYTNSAIAIGLSMVNHEKRISKGEHDGLIRELGVWIQSIKRPVFLRIGYEFDGWEWNHYRRKHYLKAWKRIHSIFEALKVDNVAFVWQSKGTGSDQDVLEAWYPGDDLVDWCAYSYFGQPDEEMIVFARRHHKPVFIAEATPVRQSDNLYFDTDLKKERLEQTIWQEWFVPFFRTLEKNNDVIKAFSYINSDWSSQPMWITNPVFQKVDSRIQVSEYISRQWREEMKKPQYLHATKGLWNGLSKD; from the coding sequence ATGCCACTTCGGGACTCTTTAAGGGCAAAGATTAGGATAGGGCTACCGTATGTACTTTTTATCCTGGTGTATGGTTTTGCCAGTACACTATATGCCCAAAAATTTGTCCCCCAAGATGGCAAATGCCTTGTATTTGTTGGACAGGACTTGGCAGCAACAGGCGGTTTGGACACCTATGACCAAGGGTATTCCGATTACTTTGACATCCCTGCCGGAGTTACGGTGTATACCAACTTATCGCCAGGAAGCGAATCTTATGGCCATTACAATAAAGGGCTTGATGGCATCAAAACAAAAGCAAATTGGGGAGCAGGGGATTCCTGGGCCAACCTTTATGTTGAAGATGCTACCTATACCAATAGTGCCATTGCCATAGGATTGTCCATGGTCAATCACGAAAAGAGAATTTCCAAGGGGGAACACGATGGCTTGATTCGGGAACTTGGTGTTTGGATCCAGTCCATAAAACGCCCTGTTTTCCTGAGAATTGGTTATGAATTTGATGGTTGGGAATGGAATCATTATAGAAGGAAACACTATTTAAAAGCCTGGAAAAGAATACACTCCATTTTTGAAGCGTTAAAGGTGGATAATGTGGCATTTGTATGGCAATCCAAAGGCACAGGCTCCGATCAGGATGTCCTGGAGGCATGGTATCCTGGAGATGATCTGGTGGATTGGTGTGCCTATTCTTATTTTGGACAGCCCGATGAAGAAATGATCGTATTTGCCCGTAGGCATCACAAACCCGTGTTTATTGCCGAAGCAACCCCAGTAAGGCAATCGGACAATTTGTACTTTGATACGGATTTAAAAAAAGAAAGACTGGAACAAACCATTTGGCAAGAATGGTTTGTCCCTTTTTTTAGGACATTGGAGAAAAACAATGATGTGATCAAAGCCTTCAGCTATATAAATTCGGATTGGTCTTCCCAACCCATGTGGATAACAAATCCCGTATTTCAAAAAGTTGATTCCAGAATTCAAGTCAGTGAATACATTTCACGGCAGTGGAGGGAAGAAATGAAAAAACCTCAATACCTCCATGCAACCAAAGGGCTGTGGAACGGCCTGTCAAAGGACTGA
- a CDS encoding NADPH-dependent F420 reductase produces the protein MKLAFIGIGKVGFALANNFQQSGHDIIIAHDDVTSNSVLRAQERNPSFQVFPIQEAITTADVIFLAIPFNSTEALLKPLDFGDKILVDCTNPVGAGISHGLGSKVSGAEKIQEWTSNAKVVKSYTIYGFENLENPVFPNYGVKPVMPISGNDVNSKAVVSTLNSDLGFETLDVGDLSQSLHLEHMTLLWVKMVRANGHHPNFTWAYLER, from the coding sequence ATGAAATTAGCATTTATAGGTATTGGCAAGGTAGGGTTTGCATTGGCCAATAATTTTCAGCAAAGTGGACATGACATCATCATAGCCCATGATGATGTCACCAGCAATAGTGTGCTAAGGGCACAGGAAAGGAATCCTTCATTCCAGGTATTTCCCATTCAAGAAGCCATAACTACAGCCGACGTAATCTTTTTGGCCATCCCATTTAATAGTACGGAAGCGCTATTAAAACCCTTGGATTTTGGAGACAAGATTTTGGTGGACTGTACCAATCCCGTGGGAGCGGGTATCTCCCATGGTTTGGGAAGTAAGGTTTCAGGAGCGGAAAAAATTCAGGAATGGACCTCCAATGCCAAAGTGGTTAAATCGTACACCATTTATGGTTTCGAGAATTTGGAGAATCCTGTTTTTCCCAATTACGGTGTCAAACCCGTAATGCCTATTTCTGGGAATGATGTAAACAGCAAGGCTGTGGTAAGTACCCTAAATTCAGATTTGGGATTTGAAACATTGGATGTTGGGGACTTGTCCCAATCCCTTCATTTGGAACATATGACCTTGCTTTGGGTCAAAATGGTTCGAGCCAACGGACACCATCCAAATTTTACCTGGGCCTATTTGGAACGCTAA
- a CDS encoding type 1 glutamine amidotransferase domain-containing protein — protein sequence MESIVKEKNSYVHAHGMPYKGKILMVVSSPTVSEQTGWPIGFWAAELTHPLYVFQEAGYEIELASTEGGKIVMDGYSNPTDESGYAAHDVISLGYMQLDWFNQMLESTKKLTDVSRNGYDAIFLVGGQGPMYTFRGNHNLEKLFADFYESGKPSAAVCHATTLLLDAKKSNGKHIVEHKTWTGFANAEEAYADKAVGQKIQPYWIEEEAKKLPNTNFKTATPFSSFAIADGNLITGQQQNSGVAVAGMVVQQLSK from the coding sequence ATGGAATCAATTGTAAAAGAAAAAAATAGTTACGTGCATGCACACGGTATGCCGTACAAAGGAAAAATCCTTATGGTGGTCAGTAGTCCAACAGTTTCTGAACAAACGGGTTGGCCCATCGGGTTTTGGGCTGCGGAATTGACCCACCCCTTGTACGTTTTCCAAGAAGCGGGTTATGAAATTGAATTGGCCTCAACGGAAGGCGGGAAAATAGTTATGGACGGCTATTCCAATCCTACTGATGAAAGTGGATATGCTGCGCATGATGTCATCTCATTGGGTTATATGCAGTTGGATTGGTTCAATCAAATGTTGGAAAGCACCAAAAAGCTTACAGACGTAAGCAGAAATGGGTATGACGCCATTTTTTTGGTCGGCGGACAAGGTCCCATGTATACCTTTAGGGGAAATCACAATTTGGAAAAATTGTTTGCCGATTTTTATGAATCGGGTAAACCCAGTGCTGCTGTATGTCATGCAACCACACTTTTGTTGGACGCTAAAAAATCAAATGGAAAACATATCGTGGAACACAAAACGTGGACGGGTTTCGCAAATGCGGAAGAAGCCTATGCGGATAAGGCCGTTGGGCAGAAAATACAGCCGTATTGGATAGAAGAAGAAGCCAAAAAATTACCGAACACAAACTTTAAAACAGCTACACCTTTTAGTTCCTTTGCGATTGCAGACGGAAATCTCATAACGGGTCAGCAACAAAATTCAGGAGTAGCAGTGGCAGGAATGGTGGTTCAACAATTATCCAAGTAA
- a CDS encoding winged helix-turn-helix transcriptional regulator, which translates to MPDFIYNNKVYYNPVEFAMDRIGGTWKMPILWRLKERIFRFGELKKDIPHITDKMLTTQLRQLEAEGFIHRKVYPVVPPKVEYSITEKGRTAIPIIETIRNYGLELMEREGIKHKVKR; encoded by the coding sequence ATGCCAGATTTCATTTATAACAACAAGGTGTATTACAATCCGGTAGAATTTGCTATGGACCGAATTGGGGGAACCTGGAAAATGCCGATTCTTTGGCGATTGAAGGAACGGATATTCCGTTTTGGTGAACTGAAGAAGGACATTCCCCACATTACGGACAAAATGCTTACCACACAATTACGGCAACTGGAAGCCGAAGGGTTTATCCATAGAAAAGTATACCCGGTAGTACCTCCAAAAGTGGAGTATTCCATCACGGAAAAGGGAAGAACCGCAATTCCAATTATTGAAACCATACGAAACTATGGTCTTGAGCTCATGGAAAGGGAAGGGATAAAACATAAGGTGAAACGATAA
- a CDS encoding DUF5946 family protein, with protein sequence MEEYVPCFSCGAKSLNFKGECHKYMLASPGCYEMFKEVLAREYSDFGYAKANHYTVDSYAVQHPGEISNKKAINSVGIHLVSLYFLFEKNYDLEKSAEIKMKFAEFNTTNEVVHPLERPEEFEGLTIFDIWDNEDPEKHFELCKRWALNAWNSWRKQHKTVEKWATIFLNEKMPKKRNH encoded by the coding sequence ATGGAAGAATACGTACCATGCTTTTCATGTGGGGCAAAGTCACTCAATTTTAAAGGTGAATGTCATAAATATATGTTGGCATCCCCAGGTTGTTATGAAATGTTCAAGGAGGTGCTTGCACGAGAATATTCGGACTTTGGATATGCAAAGGCGAATCACTATACGGTTGATTCCTATGCAGTTCAACATCCTGGAGAAATTTCAAATAAAAAGGCAATAAACTCCGTTGGAATCCACTTGGTGAGCTTATACTTCCTTTTTGAAAAAAACTATGACTTGGAAAAGTCGGCTGAAATCAAAATGAAATTTGCGGAATTCAATACAACAAACGAAGTGGTCCATCCCTTAGAAAGACCCGAAGAATTTGAGGGTTTGACCATTTTTGATATTTGGGACAATGAAGACCCGGAAAAGCATTTTGAACTGTGTAAAAGGTGGGCATTGAATGCATGGAATTCTTGGCGAAAACAACATAAAACAGTTGAAAAATGGGCCACCATATTTCTGAATGAAAAAATGCCCAAGAAAAGAAACCATTAA